CTGGTGGCGGGCCGGCCGCCGGGTGCCGCCGTCGCGGGCGATCGTCCCGGCCACGATCGTCGCGGTGGTGCTGATTCCGGCCGGGCTGATGAACCTGCGGCTGATCGACGACAACCCGGGGTCGGCCTGGGGCCTGGTGATGCCCGGGGTGCTGTGGGTCGTCTGGGGTACGGCGCTCGGCGTCGCGGCGTACGCGTACTACCTGCGTCGGCGGGGGACGTGTGTCCGGTGCGGCCAGGGAGATCCCGGCCGGGACCTGCTGTCCGCACCGGGCCGGCAGGCGGCCCCGAAGCCGAGCGCCGAGCCGGCCCCGGAGCCGAGCGCCGAGCCGGCCCTCAGGCCGGCGAGTGCGAGCCGGCCGGCCGGGGACCGGTGACCGGGCTCAGACGCCGAAGCGGCGTTCGCGTTGGGCGTACGAGCGGATCGCCCGCAGGAAGTCGACGTGCCGGAAGTCGGGCCACAGGGCCTCGCAGAAGTAGAACTCCGACAGCGCGCTCTGCCACAGCAGGAAGCCGCCGAGGCGCTGCTCGCCGGAGGTGCGGATGACGAGGTCCGGGTCCGGCTGGCCCTTGGTGTACAGGTGCTCGGCGATGTGCTCGACGTCGACGCGCTCGGCCAACTCCTCGATCGAGATGCCCTTGGCGGCCTCCTCCAGCAGCAGCGAGCGGACCGCGTCGGCCAGCTCGCGGCGGCCGCCGTACCCGACGGCGACGTTCACCAGCAGACCCTCGGCGTGCTGGGTCGCGGTCTCCGCGCTCTTCAGCACCTCGGCGGTCGCGGACGGCAGCAGGTCCAGCGCGCCGACCGGGTGGATCCGCCGGCCACCGACCGCGGCCATCTCCTCGACGGTCTGCTCGATGATCCGCAGCAGCGGCTCCAGCTCGTCGGCCGGGCGGGTCAGGTTGTCGGTCGACAGCATCCAGACCGTGACCACCTTGACGCCGACCTCGTCGCACCAGCCCAGGAACTCCGAGATCTTGCTCGCGCCCGCCTCGTGCCCGCGCGACACCGGATCGCCCGAGGCCCGGGCCCAGCGCCGGTTGCCGTCGATGATCACGCCGATGTGGCGAGGCATCCGGTCCGGCGAGAGGGAGCGCGCCAGCCGGCGCTCGTACAGTCCGTACACGGCGTTGCGCAGGCGCTGCTTGCCGGGTGTCCGCATGGGCAGGTGTTCTCCTCGAGTCCTCGACCGGGCCGTCTGCGGGATCGGAGGTGGTGCAGGCGTGCCCCAACGAGGCTAGCCCAGATCGGCGGGGTCGCAGAGGCCTCGGCGAACATCGAACTTATCGACTCTCGATCGCATCAGACACTTCAGCGGGTCCTGCGGAACACTCCGGCCGAGTGTCCCGTACGCCGTGAAGTGGCCTACATTTCATCCTTAGGAACCATTGAACCTACGCAACCGTAGGTTACGGTTGCGTAGGTACGATTTCCGACGGCGTTCCGAGGAGGATGGCGCATGACGGCCAAGACCGTGTCCGGCGGCACCACCCCCACCGAACCGCCGGCCGAACGCGAGACCGGGCACCGCCTGGGCCAGGCGCTGAAGCCGAAGCTGCGCGGCTGGCTGCACGCCGGCACCTTCCCGTTCGCGACCGCCGCGGGCATCGTGCTGATCTGCCTGGCGCCGAGCGCGAGCGCCCGCTGGGCCGCGGCCGTCTACACGCTGGGCTCGATGCTGCTGTTCGGCATCTCGGCGCTGTACCACCGGTTCTACTGGGGCCCGACCGGCGAGGCGGTCCTGCGCCGGCTCGACCACAGCAACATCTTCCTGCTGATCGCCGGCACCTACACCCCGCTGGGCATGGTGCTGCTGAGCGGCAACGACCGGATCCTGCTGCTCAGCACCGCCTGGGGCGGCGCGCTGATCGGCATCCTGTTCCGGATCTTCTGGGTCGGCGCCCCGCGCTGGCTCTACACGCCGATCTACCTGGCGCTCGGCTGGGTCGCGATCTTCTGGATGAACGACTTCTACCACCTCGGCGGCGCCTCGGTCGTGACGCTGCTGGCCGTCGGCGGCGGGCTCTACTCGATCGGCGCGGTCATCTACGGCACCAAACGGCCGAACCCGTCACCGCTGTGGTTCGGCTTCCACGAGATCTTCCACGCGTGCACGGTGGCCGCGTTCGTCTGCCACTACGTCGCCGTCAGCATCGCCACCTACCGCGCCGGCTGACCGCTGCCCCGGGAGGCGCCGATCTCGATCAGCGCCTGCCGGAAGTCGGCGTACCGGTCGTCGCCCAGCCGCTCGGCCCAGAGCCGCTCCACCCGGTCGATCGCACGCCGGGCGAAGGCCGTCGCCTCGTCGCCCTTGCCCGTACGCCGGACCAGCCGCACCCGCCGATCCGTCTCCAGCCGCGCGGACTCGGCGTACCCCTGAGCCTGCAGGTAGTCGACGTGCTGCCCGAGCCCCTGCTTGCTCATCCCCGCGTGCGCGGCCAGGTCGGTGATCCGCGCGCCGTCCGGCGGGATCAGGTCGAGCAGCCGGTAGTGCGACACCCGCAGCCCCGGGAACGGCTGCCCCGGACCCTCCAGGATCTCCTCGCGCATCCTGGCCATCACCGC
The Kribbella italica DNA segment above includes these coding regions:
- a CDS encoding MarR family winged helix-turn-helix transcriptional regulator, which produces MTSVNGLPGLNHPPHVANLLGAVMARMREEILEGPGQPFPGLRVSHYRLLDLIPPDGARITDLAAHAGMSKQGLGQHVDYLQAQGYAESARLETDRRVRLVRRTGKGDEATAFARRAIDRVERLWAERLGDDRYADFRQALIEIGASRGSGQPAR
- the trhA gene encoding PAQR family membrane homeostasis protein TrhA, encoding MTAKTVSGGTTPTEPPAERETGHRLGQALKPKLRGWLHAGTFPFATAAGIVLICLAPSASARWAAAVYTLGSMLLFGISALYHRFYWGPTGEAVLRRLDHSNIFLLIAGTYTPLGMVLLSGNDRILLLSTAWGGALIGILFRIFWVGAPRWLYTPIYLALGWVAIFWMNDFYHLGGASVVTLLAVGGGLYSIGAVIYGTKRPNPSPLWFGFHEIFHACTVAAFVCHYVAVSIATYRAG
- a CDS encoding isoprenyl transferase is translated as MRTPGKQRLRNAVYGLYERRLARSLSPDRMPRHIGVIIDGNRRWARASGDPVSRGHEAGASKISEFLGWCDEVGVKVVTVWMLSTDNLTRPADELEPLLRIIEQTVEEMAAVGGRRIHPVGALDLLPSATAEVLKSAETATQHAEGLLVNVAVGYGGRRELADAVRSLLLEEAAKGISIEELAERVDVEHIAEHLYTKGQPDPDLVIRTSGEQRLGGFLLWQSALSEFYFCEALWPDFRHVDFLRAIRSYAQRERRFGV